In Actinomycetota bacterium, the genomic window TATTGCCAACGTATTCAGGTCGCACTACAGATTTGGGAACTTCACGCATTGGCGATAGTGTTCCAGGTTTTAAGGTTCCGATTGGTGCAGGCACACCTCAAGTCTAAGTGTGGGGAGCAAAGTGCCAAGTCGTTGTGCTCGGCCAAGGCGAAAATTAAATAAAGAGTAGACCCCGCACCCAAACTGGGCACGGGGTCTACTTTAAGAGTGAGGAAGTTACTTCTTCTTAGCTACTCTCTTAACTGCCTTCTTGCGAGGAGCAGCCTTCTTAGCAGCCTTCTTAGGTGCAGCCTTCTTGGCGGCCTTCTTAGGAGCTGCCTTCTTCTTAGGTGCAGCCTTCTTGGCGGCCTTCTTAGGAGCTGCCTTCTTCTTAGGTGCAGCTTTCTTAGCAGCCTTCTTAGGTGCTGCCTTCTTAGCTACTTTCTTAGCTGCCTTCTTAGGTGCAGCCTTCTTAGCAACAGCCTTCTTCTTGGCTGGAGCCTTCTTAGCAGCAGCCTTCTTAGCTGGTGCCTTCTTCGCAGCGGTCTTGCGAGCTGGGGCTTTCTTTACAGCCACAGTTCCTCCTTGAGGTGGGCACTTTCGGCCTGCCCGAAAGTTCTTAAGTAATAGCGTGGCAGAATTTTTAACAGTTGTCTGCAAAATTGCAATGTTTCTGACTCGGCGTGTCGGAAAATTTTTTTAGACTTCTTTGATAACGAAATTTAAAAGATTGCTAGAAACTAATTATTTTTTTCGTCAATAACGAATTCACTAGTACGAGCATCGTATTTTTTCAGTGCTGGCAATGAATTTGCGCAAGCTAGAACTGCAACAACACAAAGAATTCCTCCTGATATAAATGCTTTTCTCAGCCCGAAAAATTGCGCAGAGAAACTTGCGCGCATTTGTCCCAGTTGTGGACCAACTGAGTATGAAAGTAATTCAATACTCGCTAATCGCCCGCGCAAGTGATCTGGGATGGTTGCATTCCACAACAGATTTCGGAATATCACGCTTACCATGTCTGCACCACCAGCGATTGCCAGGCCAATTAATGCAACCGGAAGTGAATTGCCAAGACCAACTATTGCGATGCCAACACCCCAAATACCTGCAGCCCAAATTATTCCTAAGCCGTGTCGATTAATTCGTGATGTCCAACCGCTAGTAGCAGACGCAATGAGCGCGCCTACAGATCCTGCGCAGTAAAGCAAACCTAAAGCCGACTGCGAGTTGAATGAGTCGGCGAGAAATGGAAAGAGTGCATTGGGAAAAGCAAAAACCATTGCCGTTGTATCAATTAGATAACTGCCCAACAAGTCCTTGCGCGACCAGGCGTAAGTAGCCCCTTCGCTTACTGCTTTAAGTGTTGGCTTCTGATGTTCGTTAGTCGGCGGAATCTTTGGTAGTCGAACAATGATTATTGCCGAAACCAAGAAGGTTAATGAATCAATTGCATATGATGCCTCTGCACTCATGCTGGTTACAACTATGCCGCCAAGGGAAGTCCCAAGAATAAAGTTGGCATTTCGGGTTAATCCACTTAAGGCACTTGCAGCCGCCATCTGCTCACGCGGGACAACTCTTGGAATGATCGCATCTAATGATGGTCGTTGAATTCCATCTAGAGAAGCCATAACGAGTGCAAGTACATAAATCGGCCAGAGCATTGGTTGATCCAAATGGGCATTGACAGCAAGGAAGAGCACTGAAGTTAAAAATAGGACCTCAGTAATAATTGCAATTGTTCGTCGATCGCGAGCATCGGCTAGCACACCACCATAAAGTCCAAAGATGATTAGCGGAGCAATTTCCAAAACAGCCAGTAGACCAACGGCTAAATACGAATCAGTGAGTTGTTTAACTTGATATGGAAGCGCAACGTAGGTAAAGAGTGAGCCGAATCCGGTAATCGTCGAGCTGGTCCAAAGTAATCGGTACTGCGGATTATTTCGTAAAGGGCTGACATCAATTCGCCAGGTAGATTTTCGCCTATCCTGCGCCGCCGAAGTCACACAGGTCATTCTGCCCGAGTCTGGCCTACTTATCCTGTTTTAGCGATCGCAAATTTAAACTGTGGCTTCAAATTTAGTTGTAAGTGTTTTCCGGACCTGGATAATGACCAGAAACAACAGCTTCGGCCCAGTTTTGGCTGGCTTGTTTAACTTCACTGCCTAATGAGGCAAATGGTTGGACAAACTTTGGTAGTGGTCCAGTGGTCAGGCCGAGTAAATCTTGCCAAACAATTACCTGGGCATCCGTACCTGGGCCGGCGCCAATCCCAATCGTTGGAATCTGCAAACTGTCTGTGATTTCCTCAGCAAGTTGTGCTGGCACGACCTCGAGCACTACTGCACAGGCACCGGCTTCTTGTAGCGCAAGGGCATCGTCTAGTAATTTCTGTGCATCAGCTCCGCGCCCCTGAACTCGATAGCCACCTAACTGATGGACCGATTGTGGCGTCAGGCCGATATGGCCGAAAACTGCAATGCCTGCCTCGGTTAACGCTCGGACGGTTTGCGCCATCCGAACCCCACCCTCGATCTTTACTGCGTGGGCATTTCCTTCTTTCATAAATCGAGTCGCCGTCGCCAAAGCTTGGCTTGGCGACTCTTGGTACGAGCCAAATGGCAGATCTGCCAAAACTAGTGCTCGTTTGCTGCCTCGTTCCACTGCAGCGACTAGTGGAATTAACATGTTGGTTGTCACTGGCAGCGTAGATGAAAATCCATAGACCACCATGGCAGCAGAATCGCCAACAAGCAGGACTGGGAATCCAGCTTCATCAAAAATTCCAGCAGTAAGCGCGTCGTAACAGGTAATCATTGGCCACTTCTGGCCGCCTTGTTTTGCCGACAACAAATCGGCAGTTGTGATTCTGCGGTGTTGGTTACCACCGTACAAAGAATGTTCCCCACGGGAAATAGACACTTTTAGGCTCCGATCTCGAAGCTGGATGCCAGTCTCCGGACACTTTAAGCCTATTCCAGAGCTGGTGAACTATCTAATTATCGTTACTCTTGCCAAAGATTTGTCATGGGTAGGCGTCGGTCGCGCCCAAAGGCCCGACGAGAGACTTTGGCGCCGGGTGGGTATTGCCTGCGCTTGTATTCTGCGCGATCTATCAATCGGATAATGCGTTCAACGGTATCCGCCGCATAGCCCATTTTTACTATGTCTGAGGCACTCACGTCTTCTTCAACATAGGCGCGCAGAATCCCATCCAGTTCTTGGTAGTCAGGCAACGAGTCTGTATCTAATTGACCTGGACGCAATTCAGCACTGGGAGGTTTTTCAATACTGTTCTCGGGAATGGGCGGAATGAGACCTTGTCTGGCCGCTTCTTGATTTCGCCACTTTGCAATTTCCCAAACATCTGTTTTGAAGAGGTCTTTAATCGGAGCGTAGCCGCCAACTGCATCCCCATAAATGGTGGAGTAGCCAACCGCTAGTTCACTCTTGTTGCCAGTGGCCAACACCAAATGTCCTTCCTGATTTGAAAGTCCCATCAATGTTGTGCCACGAACTCGCGCCTGAAGATTTTCTTCGGCAACGCCGGTAAATCCTAGTTCAGAGAGATAGCTTGCGACCATCGGCTTAATTGGCACGATGCGAAAATTTAGCCCAGTGCGAGTTGCGAGTTCTTGCGCATCTGCTACCGAGTGCTCAGAGGAGAATTCGGACGGGAGTGCAACAGCATGAACTCGATCTGGCCCTAACGCATCCACCGCAATTGCTGCAACAACCGCTGAATCGATTCCGCCGGATAAGCCTAGGATGACTGATTTGAAATTGTTTTTATTCACGTAGTCGCGTAATCCAAGTACTAGTGCAGCGTAGGTTTCGGCGTTTCGATCTAATCGGCCCGTAGTTAATTGCTCAAGTCCAGCTAGCTTTTCTGCCGGTAAAGTCTCTACTTGAACAACTTTTTCCCCATCTGGTAGCACTGCCTGGCTACTTGTGGGTTTCAGATCTAGATCGGCCAATAAAATTTCAGACTCGAATTGGCCGGCACGGGCGACGATTGAACCGGCTGGATCGACGATTATCGAGTCGCCTTCAAAAACCAATTCATCTTGACCACCAACCATGTTGACATAGGCAACGTGCATCTGACATTGCATGGCACGCTTGCTAACTAATTCAAAACGAACATCATCTTTATCGCGCTCATAAGGGGAGCCATTAAGAACTAAAAGCAAACTCGCGCCTGTAGCACTAATGTTTGCCATGTGCTGACCGTCCTGCCAAAGGTCTTCGCAGATCGCCAATGCAATGTCAGTGCCAAATGCCCGCACAACTAGGGTTTGATTTCCTGGCACAAAGTACCGATATTCATCAAATACGCCGTAGTTAGGCAAATGGTGCTTTGCGTATTGGGCAACTATTTCGCCCCGATGAATTACGGCTGCACAGTTCATGGGCGCTCCGCGAGGAACGCCAAGAGTTATCGAATCCGTTGAAGTGGTGCCTTTTAGAAAGCCAACGAAAACTAATGCTTCGCCTAGACCATCAGCTTCCAGTTGCTTTGCCAGACTGTGCGCTTGCCGTTCACTGGCCAACTGAAAAGACGGCCGTAGTGCTAAATCTTCAACGGGGTAGCCTGTGATCAGCATTTCGGGTAGAGCAACAATCTGCGCACCCTGTTCGTAGGCGGACTTAACCGCCTGCAGGGCTAGGTCAGCATTTCCAGCTAAATCGCCAACAACAGGGTTAACTTGCGCAAGTGCTAGGCGGATATTTGGCATAGTCCTAGCCTACTTGCCCGCTAATAACCCTGATTTCTTAACACATTGGTAACACGGGCTAACCATAATGTAACTATGAATAAGCAGACTGACTTCGTATTGCGCACCATCGAAGAGCGCGACATTCGTTTTGTGCGCCTCTGGTTCACCGACGTACTGGGCATGTTGAAGACGGTTGCTATTGCGCCAGCTGAGCTTGAGGGCGCTTTCGAAGAAGGCATAGGTTTTGACGGTTCTGCAATTCAAGGTTTTGCTCGAATTTCCGAGTCAGACATGTTGGCAAAACCAGATCCAGAAACCTTTGCACTCCTTCCATGGCGAGGCGAACATAACGGTGTAGCGCGTATGCTCTGTGACATCGTCATGCCCGATGGACAGCCTGCAGATGCAGATCCGCGCAATGTGCTAAAGCGAGTCCTAACTAAAGCAGCTGAGATGGGATACTCCTGCTACACCCACCCAGAGATCGAGTTCTTCTTATTTAAAGAGGCACCAGTGCCTGGCCAGCAACCAATTCCAGTCGATGATGTTGGCTACTTCGACCATTCACCAAGTGCAACTGGTTACGATTTTCGCCGACAAGCAATCACCATGCTGGAAGCCATGGGTATCTCAGTCGAGTACAGCCATCATGAGGGTGCACCTGGCCAGCAAGAAATTGATCTTCGTTACGCCGATGCGCTAACGACAGCGGACAACATTATGACTTTCCGGGTGGTAATGAAAGATGTTGCTCTGTCGCAGGATGTTTATGCCTCGTTTATGCCAAAACCATTCGCCAATTTCCCCGGGTCAGGTATGCACACGCACATGTCGCTTTTTGAGGACGATCGCAACGCATTTTATGAAGAAGGTGCCCCATACCAACTAAGCGCTGTTGGTCGACATTTCATTGCCGGAATCCTGAAGCATGCACCGGAGTTCACGGCGATTACGAATCAGTGGGTGAACTCTTACAAGCGACTCGGCGCTGGCGATGAAGCTCCTTCTTATGTCTCCTGGGGACATAACAATCGTTCAGCATTGGTGCGCATTCCGATGTACAAGCCAACTAAAGGTAATTCAACGCGCATTGAATTTCGATCAATCGATTCGGCCTGCAATCCGTACCTAGCGTTTGCTGTCGTGTTAGCCGCTGGCTTAAAGGGCATAGAAGAAAAGTATGAATTGCCACCAGAGGCAGAAGACAATGTCTGGTCGTTAACCGATGCTGAGCGCGAAGCTATGGGAATCACACATCTGCCGCGTTCACTCGGCGAAGCAATCTCGGCAATGGAGCGTAGCGATTTAGTTGCCGAAACGCTTGGTGAACATGTT contains:
- a CDS encoding histone is translated as MAVKKAPARKTAAKKAPAKKAAAKKAPAKKKAVAKKAAPKKAAKKVAKKAAPKKAAKKAAPKKKAAPKKAAKKAAPKKKAAPKKAAKKAAPKKAAKKAAPRKKAVKRVAKKK
- the panB gene encoding 3-methyl-2-oxobutanoate hydroxymethyltransferase, producing the protein MSISRGEHSLYGGNQHRRITTADLLSAKQGGQKWPMITCYDALTAGIFDEAGFPVLLVGDSAAMVVYGFSSTLPVTTNMLIPLVAAVERGSKRALVLADLPFGSYQESPSQALATATRFMKEGNAHAVKIEGGVRMAQTVRALTEAGIAVFGHIGLTPQSVHQLGGYRVQGRGADAQKLLDDALALQEAGACAVVLEVVPAQLAEEITDSLQIPTIGIGAGPGTDAQVIVWQDLLGLTTGPLPKFVQPFASLGSEVKQASQNWAEAVVSGHYPGPENTYN
- a CDS encoding NAD+ synthase, which translates into the protein MPNIRLALAQVNPVVGDLAGNADLALQAVKSAYEQGAQIVALPEMLITGYPVEDLALRPSFQLASERQAHSLAKQLEADGLGEALVFVGFLKGTTSTDSITLGVPRGAPMNCAAVIHRGEIVAQYAKHHLPNYGVFDEYRYFVPGNQTLVVRAFGTDIALAICEDLWQDGQHMANISATGASLLLVLNGSPYERDKDDVRFELVSKRAMQCQMHVAYVNMVGGQDELVFEGDSIIVDPAGSIVARAGQFESEILLADLDLKPTSSQAVLPDGEKVVQVETLPAEKLAGLEQLTTGRLDRNAETYAALVLGLRDYVNKNNFKSVILGLSGGIDSAVVAAIAVDALGPDRVHAVALPSEFSSEHSVADAQELATRTGLNFRIVPIKPMVASYLSELGFTGVAEENLQARVRGTTLMGLSNQEGHLVLATGNKSELAVGYSTIYGDAVGGYAPIKDLFKTDVWEIAKWRNQEAARQGLIPPIPENSIEKPPSAELRPGQLDTDSLPDYQELDGILRAYVEEDVSASDIVKMGYAADTVERIIRLIDRAEYKRRQYPPGAKVSRRAFGRDRRLPMTNLWQE
- a CDS encoding MFS transporter, which encodes MTCVTSAAQDRRKSTWRIDVSPLRNNPQYRLLWTSSTITGFGSLFTYVALPYQVKQLTDSYLAVGLLAVLEIAPLIIFGLYGGVLADARDRRTIAIITEVLFLTSVLFLAVNAHLDQPMLWPIYVLALVMASLDGIQRPSLDAIIPRVVPREQMAAASALSGLTRNANFILGTSLGGIVVTSMSAEASYAIDSLTFLVSAIIIVRLPKIPPTNEHQKPTLKAVSEGATYAWSRKDLLGSYLIDTTAMVFAFPNALFPFLADSFNSQSALGLLYCAGSVGALIASATSGWTSRINRHGLGIIWAAGIWGVGIAIVGLGNSLPVALIGLAIAGGADMVSVIFRNLLWNATIPDHLRGRLASIELLSYSVGPQLGQMRASFSAQFFGLRKAFISGGILCVVAVLACANSLPALKKYDARTSEFVIDEKNN
- the glnA gene encoding type I glutamate--ammonia ligase → MNKQTDFVLRTIEERDIRFVRLWFTDVLGMLKTVAIAPAELEGAFEEGIGFDGSAIQGFARISESDMLAKPDPETFALLPWRGEHNGVARMLCDIVMPDGQPADADPRNVLKRVLTKAAEMGYSCYTHPEIEFFLFKEAPVPGQQPIPVDDVGYFDHSPSATGYDFRRQAITMLEAMGISVEYSHHEGAPGQQEIDLRYADALTTADNIMTFRVVMKDVALSQDVYASFMPKPFANFPGSGMHTHMSLFEDDRNAFYEEGAPYQLSAVGRHFIAGILKHAPEFTAITNQWVNSYKRLGAGDEAPSYVSWGHNNRSALVRIPMYKPTKGNSTRIEFRSIDSACNPYLAFAVVLAAGLKGIEEKYELPPEAEDNVWSLTDAEREAMGITHLPRSLGEAISAMERSDLVAETLGEHVFEFFLRNKRAEWHEYEAQVTSYELDRYLPVL